The genomic segment GACATGTCAATTACAGttaagtggggaaaaaaaaccaacaCTGACATAACATTGACCAAAAATCAATAAATCcacataaaatgttatatttatacTAATAAAACTGACTTGTGTTAAAGGATGTTAAAGTTGAAAATAACCAGATAAAGTGTATCTTGCTAGCAACAGCTTCAACTGAAAGCAGCCAACAGGTGGTTGCACACAGTTATTCCAAATGGTTGCCATGGTGTTAGTTAATGCGAAGAGGTTGATATGGAGTTGAGCTGTTAGGTCACCATGCTAAGTACTAGGAACATTTTTCTAAGGTCAATGAGAAACTGGCTGTTACGAGTCtcagaaattaaaatgtctgaaGATAACTGAGGACAACCCTGTGACATTTTATCTGACGTGATCTCAACATCATCAAACTATGCGGTTTACATtgttccaaactttttttttcaaacaggaATAACCTATCTATTCCTCCAGATtaagaaaagcaacaaaggaCTAGACATCTGGGCATATTGCACCTGTAGGTGACAAGATGGGAAGTTTTCGTTTGGGTGGCTTCACACTACTGATCTGACCCCCTCCCgcctggaaaaaacaaaaaaaacaaatccactgTGACGGGAGTTCCGGGTTTTTATTGACACGAGTTTTGTTTCAGCACGTTGCAGCTTCCTTTGTGACAAAACAtctgctcatttttttttcaatattattattttttcttttatttccttttttttcttttttatattttacacacacacaaccagaaTTCTTACACCCCGTCAGATATGTTTCTGTCACAGTGGCAGTGACTCTGATGTTAAAGCAAAGCACGTCTCCATGGTACTCTAGCTCATTTTCCCGTTCAGCAGGAGCAGCCTCAGCAGCGTCCTGGCTGCAACCAGCAGCGCTCCATGAAGTGTGTACTGTGCCACCAGCGCTCCGACTCCCCGGTAGAAGCCAGCCCTCCCTTCCTTACGACGAATAGAATGGAGGCACTCGAAGAAGCCATCATACTGCGTGTTGACGGGCAGCACCAATGGGCTACCACTGGTTCCCACATTGACCACACCGTCAGTGGCATCAATGATGGTGCGTGTGCCCTGTAGACTAAGGCGATGCAGCACCGTCTCCAGAGGAAAAACTACCAAATCAGCTACCAGAGCCCCCACCCAAGCTGCCGCCAGCTCTGGAAAGTAGGCGTCAAGCGGGTTGGAGGGGTCGGGCCGCTGCTTCCTGCCCCGCTGCTGCAGCCACAAAAGCACCTGCTGGAAGGAGGCAGCTACAGCATATCGCAAGATGGCATGCAGAGCAGCAGGTATAAGCAAACAGCTGAGAGGAAGCAGACGACGACTGTGAGGTGCCCCGACCCCCAATAACCGAGCCAGACCCTCACGGATACAGTCCAGCAGCCCAGAGGATGAGTCATCTCGCACAATGTCGCTCTGAAGACAGAGAGGGGCATGATGGTAGGTTATATTTGCAATGTAGTCTTTAATAGTTAACACAGAGCCATTCAGTAGCTGTTCCAGAGCATCCATCAGGTGTGATTGAAAGAGAAATTCAGTATATCCTACTAACACTTAATTTACTGACTAAGGGTTTTGCGGGTTTTTGtaggttttactgttttattacaATAGTTTACgtttcatttactgaaaataataaataaaccatCAGTTGTTGTCTTGGTGCAACTGAAAGCCCTAGAACTGCTACTAAATTGACCATTTATGAAGTAAGATTCTGATGAATATTCAATTCAGACaagtaaaaagtgaaattataAAACAGGTAAAAACCAGGTTAATGCTTGTGAGAAATATGTTTAGCTAATCAATAATCAATGATCACCTGGACAGTCTCGATGAGGCTGGCGCAGTAAAATGGGAGAGCCACCGCAGCCGTTAACCTGCAGGTGAGAGACTCTAATCAGGTTTTGATGAATCTGACATCTGGTCATCTCAGACACAAATTTAGCTCTGTGTTAAAAAGACTCTGTGCCAGAGACACTTTAACCAACATGTTTCTTACAATTCTGTTCATTAGTGAAGATAAAAAGCCTGTGGTGAATGTTTGTGCAAGTGTGCTGAGATGCGAGTGTATTTCTCAATTCAGCTTTGAGTAGACTTTACATTGAAAAAGTAGCACAATCACGCTGTCAGCATGCAATGGATGCATTCAGGAACctgtacagagtgtaggtcattCATGCTTTGGATGCGCTCTGCTGAAATACCGTAAAATACAACTAACTGGACTTTTAGCCAATACCCATCTTATGAAATATGCCTGTATCTTTGCTAAAACCAATACTTAGTATCAGGTCATGACACctctagttaaaaaaaaaaaaaaaaaaaaaaaaaaagagataattttacagaaataaattaGCAGTACTTTTAATCAGAGCCCAACCTCCCAGTACACAGAATCTAAATAATCCAATATTCTTTGCATATTGTTGGGTTCTTTCTTTATTGTATTAGTATCTCTATCTATGTGTTGTTGAATTTTATATTGTGCTTCTTGTTAAGACTGGATCCCAATAAATTCCTTGTTATTAAATGTGATTATCAACAATGAGAAGAATCAGAACTGACGCTGAATTTGctagaaaaaaagagtttggtTTTAGACCTCAGGGGGGATCACGAGACAGAGCTGTATCCCTTCTCATGTTGACATGATTGTGCATTTttggtgtttggttttgtgGAAACAGAGACAGATTGAGTATAATTTTGTTATCCTAAAGTAAACTTCTGTGCAACTATCTGATATAAATCTGTGTGGCTGGTGAAACTCATCAGGTTTTAGAGCCATCAGCTTGACTGTCATATCCGTAAGCTAAATATTGACACATTTCACTTTGTGGCATGTATGATCAAGAGGAGCTCTTTTATTTGCAGCCATGTTTCTCATTCACCATGAAGGCTGCCGACCTGCAGTAAGCGTGCACTGACTGAGAGGTCCACACTGAAACACTTAGCTCAGGCTCTGCTGAAGGTAAAACGTAACAACCATTAAAAACCATTTGCATCTAATACAGCAGTAGAAGTAAAAGAATCCACAGTAAGAACCAGTAGAAGAAACCAGTAGAAGTAGTTGTGAACTGACCCTTTGAGTAGTAAATGTCCAGCCAGTTGCTTCCAGCTCCACCTGTGAGGAAGTTCCCTGTAGACACAAAATATTGGTAATACGATAGTAACACTGAAGTGATGGACAAGTAATTgtaacagaggaaaccctgtgTGGACAGCAGTATTAAAGAAGTTTACCCACAGCACAACTACATAAAACAGTTATAATGCAGTAATGACACTGCAGAAGGATTCCATGGTTACCGTGGTAATGGTGTGAACTCACTGATGATGCCCTCAGCTCCTAGAGTGATGCCGTGAACGATAAAAGTACTGCCCATCCCCTTCCACAGAGCCTTCACGCCCTGATCAAtaacattaattaataatattaatgaatgATTACACCTATTAATTAATGACACCTGATCTGGTAGCTAGAGCATTTAGCTTCCTGTGGGTTACCTGGGCCTTGGTGATGGAGTACATGACAGTAATGGTGCTAAATGGGGTCAGGTGGTAGCAGCAGGCGTGGTAGTTCACCTGCAGTAAAACAATCAATtgaagtaagtaagtaagtaaagtgGCAGCGTTTTCACACAGTGTGATGATGAACTGACCTGACATTGACGGCGGAAGACGATACAAGGATGAGCAAGGACGTTCTCTGTGAACAGGCTGCAGATAGGCACACACAAACGCATATACATGTTGTTTTCACAGCTGttaatttataaatcatttgtaTTAAACCACAGATAAACACTGATATGTTtctactttaattttaaaaggtaTTTTTGTTCATCCATTAATAAACAGATAGAACCTTCATTACATGTATGAAACAGGAGTTGACCCCCCGTTAAAACCATCAAAAGTCAGAATTTAGAAACTGGCTTTATTGCTGTATGATACCACGTACTATACTATTATACAGTAAAcagggtaaaataaaataaaaaaatactatcTATAGTCTGTAACATGTGACTTCCTCACTAATTTTAACTAagaattacataaataaacaattacaaaaaacaattacaacaaatttttttttaaagaaattgaaaTGTCTAAAACTCCAAAGGtgtttataattaatttaatattataataatatattacagATTTGACATATTTTACTTCTAGGTCCcgttattatatttatatttattttactataaaggTAATGTCTTTCAACAAATGTCTGAGAAATGCAATGGTATATGATATTTAATCCACAAACACGTTTCAGCTGCTAAACCTTGAACAAACACTCACTTTGTCAgtctaaatgtttattatttagttcaTCTAAAAATAATCTCCTACCTGACCAGTCCAATTCCAAAGCCGGCAAATCGGTTCAGCTGCTCTGtacaaaacaacagcagacatcataaaataaaatattactaatACTCAGAACAACAACACGTTAATTAATTTAGCTTCGATTTGTGctttccttttcatttcttattCTAAACACAGACTCAAATGATAAGCTAACTAATTATGTGGAAGATTAAAGTTATGTATATCGTATGTTCTCAATAATAACAATTCCTCTCGAggataaagatttgtttttatatatatttgttatatCAAGTTCACACCTTGACAGATTTGAAGGAAAATGTAGTTCTTCAAAACGAGCTTCCTCTAAGATTTAGAAATGATTCatcaacaaatgaaatgtaaatcaaCATGGTATCAGAAAACTGACCCACCATCTCTAACCCAGTTCAAGATCACTAATATCAGGAGCATATGGCAGCTGCTAaccaacaacagaaaacaaactgcttttgAAAGCACTGTCAGCATCTTTAtgtaataaatttgaattttatcataaatataacaaaataaaaaataataaaactaaaatcgtaataatttgaaatattagcTTGCTCGCTAACAGGAAAGGTGCACATTGTCAGTTATTACAGATGATCCTGTTTTATGCCAATAATTAGCCTGCAGGTGAACACGCTAACTACACATTGGCTACATTTCCCTTCAATTATCCTAACTTCAAGCTAATCATCAGTCATAGTAATACACGTATTAAGATATGCTGTTGTATTTCCATTGTTATCTGTTCTGTCAGAACTAACTTTATTAGCCTGCTCCAAGCGCGATCCCTTCCAGTCTCCTCTCGCCATGTTAACCTGCTCGCTAACGTTAGCCTGCTAAACTTAGGCTCTTTCCACTTTCCGTTCTCACGTTAGCCTGAGAACTGTCCACCTGCTAATAATGCCACAcatcagtttgttttcagcctTTGACAGGGAAATATTAGCCCGCTGGCTAATTATTGTAACCTAATGACAGCAGATTACCGGCAGGCGGTACGCCGGGCTGCGGAGCGTCGCAGCCGCCTGCTGTTTCGGGACCACCAGACTCTCCCATTGGCTCTTCGTACTGTGGTGTACGCGCTCCTGGGTGTAGGTTGCGACTGCCAGGGATATCCGGCGGCGTAGTGACCCAGTGGTGGTGCTGTAGCTCCGCGGGGGCTCCGGCGCTCCTGACTGGGTAATTGGCTCCATACAGCGGGTCGTCACGGCCGCGGTATCCGAGCCCGTCAAAGCTGTTCGGCCGCCTGGAGGCCATGAGAGAGTCGGTACGGAGACAAACAGTTAGAGGACTGTGACTGAGACCCGGTTACCGGAGATCAGAAGAGGTCAACACACGAAAGTCAGTTTGGCCCcaataaaatacagagaaatatttttaaagcaaatgatCTGTTTGACCCGCAAACAAAACATCCACCTGCCACACGGAAGTTACTCTTCTTCGATTCGGGCGGACTGTGTGTCGTCGCTTGTTATCGCCTCCTACAGGTCATTACAAAAACCAGGTTTATTGTCAAGTTGatgcaaaacatacaaaaaagaagTCTTAAAGAGAAACAAGAAGTCAGATTTACAGACGTACATGggatgtgtctttgtgtataaaCCCAAGAGGAGAGCGAATGGAAATGTACGACAGTACCAAACTGTGGTTTGGTCACATTTTAGCCATAATCTCTCTGGCACGCTTCAGGTTTCTGGAGTCATAAGAAAGCTGGAAggatgttcttcctgtgctgcAGCGAGTTTCCTCgcacaatccaaa from the Channa argus isolate prfri chromosome 18, Channa argus male v1.0, whole genome shotgun sequence genome contains:
- the slc25a46 gene encoding mitochondrial outer membrane protein SLC25A46 — its product is MASRRPNSFDGLGYRGRDDPLYGANYPVRSAGAPAELQHHHWVTTPPDIPGSRNLHPGARTPQYEEPMGESGGPETAGGCDAPQPGVPPAEQLNRFAGFGIGLVSLFTENVLAHPCIVFRRQCQVNYHACCYHLTPFSTITVMYSITKAQGVKALWKGMGSTFIVHGITLGAEGIISEFTPLPRELPHRWSWKQLAGHLLLKGLTAAVALPFYCASLIETVQSDIVRDDSSSGLLDCIREGLARLLGVGAPHSRRLLPLSCLLIPAALHAILRYAVAASFQQVLLWLQQRGRKQRPDPSNPLDAYFPELAAAWVGALVADLVVFPLETVLHRLSLQGTRTIIDATDGVVNVGTSGSPLVLPVNTQYDGFFECLHSIRRKEGRAGFYRGVGALVAQYTLHGALLVAARTLLRLLLLNGKMS